One genomic segment of [Phormidium] sp. ETS-05 includes these proteins:
- a CDS encoding bifunctional 2-polyprenyl-6-hydroxyphenol methylase/3-demethylubiquinol 3-O-methyltransferase UbiG, whose translation MEKDKIWEYFQTESSDIFIKSKARYKFLADQIKQISQTTAKVLNVGVGNGLFENIVINYGMDVYSLDPSERAIESLNENRGMNGKAKAGYLQDIPFENRYFDFVVVSEVLEHLADDALSSSLIEIDRVLVSGGYLLGTVPARENLNDQLVVCPDCGHKFHRWGHVQSFDKNRLTDLLSQKFQIEKISEKIFVTWHTLNWKGKVVAALKLTLHQLGNRGAGNSFYFLAKKI comes from the coding sequence ATGGAAAAAGATAAAATTTGGGAATATTTTCAAACGGAGTCTTCTGATATATTTATTAAGTCAAAAGCCAGATACAAGTTTTTAGCTGACCAAATCAAGCAGATATCTCAAACAACTGCTAAAGTTTTAAATGTTGGTGTAGGAAATGGCTTATTTGAAAACATCGTCATAAACTATGGAATGGATGTTTATTCTTTAGATCCCAGTGAAAGGGCAATAGAATCATTGAATGAAAATAGAGGAATGAATGGCAAAGCTAAAGCTGGTTATTTACAGGATATCCCATTTGAAAACAGATATTTTGATTTTGTGGTAGTTTCAGAGGTGTTGGAGCATTTAGCTGATGATGCGCTGAGTTCTTCCTTGATTGAAATCGACAGAGTGTTAGTTTCAGGGGGATATTTGCTAGGAACAGTACCAGCAAGAGAAAACCTAAACGATCAACTGGTGGTTTGTCCAGATTGTGGTCACAAGTTCCATCGCTGGGGTCATGTTCAAAGTTTTGATAAAAATCGACTTACTGATTTGCTGAGTCAAAAATTTCAAATTGAAAAAATATCAGAAAAAATATTTGTAACTTGGCATACATTAAACTGGAAAGGAAAAGTGGTAGCGGCGCTCAAACTTACTCTCCATCAATTAGGAAATCGAGGAGCGGGAAATTCTTTTTATTTTTTAGCCAAAAAAATATGA